The Quercus robur chromosome 3, dhQueRobu3.1, whole genome shotgun sequence DNA segment gCTACATCCCAATTAAACTACCATCTATAGTTGTTCATTGAAGCtacaagttaaaattaaaaaaaaaaaaaaaaaaaaaactctctctctctctctctctctctctctctctctctctctctctctctctctctctctctctctctctctctctctctctctctctctctctctctctctctctctctctctctctctctccatagaTGCATCCGAGGTGGAGATCAGTATTGGTTGTGGTGGAGATTGGTATGTGTGTAGTGGAGATTGGTATAGGTGTGTTGAGGACGTCGATATACTACGTACTAGTGCGATTTAAGGATGAAGACAATGAAGGCAACGTTGATGGTTTCTAGATCATGTATATGGGTTGTGGATCATGAAAATTGGgttgattttgtatttttttgggatgattTGTGGGTTATTTTGGTAGTGTTTGGGATGATTTCAGCTTGTGGCCATGATAGCAGTGGTTAGGTTGTGGTCACAATGGTGGTTAGGATGCTgttttttggttgggttgattttgggcTAGGGTTTGCGATGGTGGCTAGTAGGTGAGATTCAGTTTGTGGTGGTGGCTATTGAGTGGGTGGGTTTTGGTTTATCGTTGTAGATGGTGGGTGGGTTTAGTTTGTGGCAATGGCTAGTGGGTGGGTATCTGTTTGATGGGTAAGAtgaagtgagagagagacagaaatgaagagagagaaaaatgaataaataaattaatagttTTGATTGTGATATGAAAAATAAGAGATGAGATGTAGCAGGTTATgaaatgatgtgttaaaataaataaaaataagttttttgagggttaaatgctaaaattttgtaattaactTGATGTGCATGCTgttaacctttttttattttttattttttttattatttttttatttttagcttttatctCTGGCCACAAGTAAATAATTATTGTTCACTGTTAActctttttttgttagtttgttGGGGTTGATGCGTTTagtttttgtgaatttttagCTATCTTTTTAGCATCTTGACTAACCTGCTCAGTGCTCACAGTAATCACCATGTAATCGGTTTGATGTTATTTTTCTAAGATGTTGAGCTCCAGGTTTCAATTTTAAACTCCTCAGCTCCGTCTCCTTTTTGTTGCTTTTGCTTACCCAATTAGCGATCTTGCTTCCAATTTTGCAACTTTGGCCGAGAATTTGTAGTGTGATGGGATGGGATGGGATGGGATCTGTGTTCATCAATCAGAGATACAATCCAAAACTTGATCAATCCTCAACCAATGAAATGGAAGGAAGAGAATATTCCATCATTTGGGGCTAAGATAATCTTGAAACAtcattgaaggaaaaaatgctAATCAATAACCTATGGCCACCTCAGCAAAAGCATGGTTTCCTTTTATTGATGGCAATAGCGactcattttcctttttaacaatttgtACATTTTGTCTTGGACCACCCCACTTGCACCACTTTAAGAAATCTCTAACACATAAAGATATTATTCAAATCAACCCAACAAACAGAAAAATTCAAGCCTGCAAAGACCCATGTTCTATCTATCTCTCTCAGGGACAAACTTCTCAATGAAATGGTATATTAATTTCATGCAATTTGGTCTCTGATGCATCATCATCAACGTCATTCTTTGAGCTTCTTCCATTCCAACTTGTCGAGGTCTCCCTCTTCCTTAGCCTGATCTCTCTCccatttctttccttttatacgTTTAGGCTTTCTCTTATCCGATCCTTTTTCCTCTGACTTTCTccaactttctctccctccccTCAATGCCAGAAATGAAGCGAGAAGTGAGCACCACCTGCCTCTGTCTCCTTAGTTTATTTGCATAATCTGTAgctaacaataaatatataataaattcttattttttcagGTCATGTGGCCTCGATTAGTAGCCAACAAATTCCTCAGGAAGACATTGGGAAGCAACAATTTTGTCACAGATTTTCCGGGCAACATAGAAGGCATTCTGGAAATTCCAAGCTCAGACCAAACATCTCCAAGACCTAAGACTATCTTCAATCATCGCAACGACGTGCATAAGTAAGCAAACATTTAATGCTATCTCCCTCAACCCCATATTGTAAAGTTGGTCTATCTCTAATATATGTAATTCAAGTAATACAATATATCTGAGTTATtctgttattttattttcttatttaatctCTTTCTCTTAGGGTTTTCGTTAGTACTTGGAACGTTGGTGGGATTGCACCACACGATGATTTGAATATTGAGGATTTGTTCGATACATGCAACAATTCCTGTGACATTTATGTGATTGGGTAATTCTACAACTCCAAATAAAGAAACTAGAATGAataaactacaattttttttttttttttaatgatctaATGATATTCTCTATTCAGGTTTCAAGAAATCGTGCCCCTAAGAGCATCAAATGTTCTAGGATCAGAgaagagtaaaatttctatgaAATGGAATTCCTTAATTAGAGAAGCTTTGAACAAGAAAAAACACAGCCGGGAACATGACCAATATAATCATCTACAAGAAAGTGCAAAAAATGGAAAGTCCATTGAAAGCAGCATTCCTCAAGATTATCAGTGTATCATAAGTAAGCAAATGGTTGGGATAATGATATCGGTTTGGGTTCGAAACAATCTCCGTCCTTTCATCAAGCATCCAAGCGTCTCATGTGTAGGTTGTGGCATCATGAGCTGCCTAGGAAACAAGGTAATTCATGATTTATTTTACACACAGTACTAGTTGCTTAATATTTTAACCTGATGATGTTGAATGTTTATCAATTGTCAACAAAGTAATGCTAGATAATAAACCAACAAGCCATAGTTGCATAGCCGTACGTAATTTTTTGCCAACCAATAGGGTTCTATGTATGATGCCTCCCATGTGTTTGCAACATATAGTGCACCAATCAACTGAAACATATGAAAAAGTAATACATTTGAATATTGTTGAAATCGATCttattttctaatctttttgttTGCAGGGGGCAGTGTCTGTTAGATTTCAGTTGCATGGAACAAACCTATGCTTTGTGTGCTGTCATCTAGCTTCAGGAGGTAGAGAAGGGGATGAGAAGTATAGAAACTCCGACGTAGCTGAAATATTTTCTCGGACAAGTTTTCCTAGACGCCCTTTACTTGATTTGCCGCGAAAGATTCTTGATCATGAGTATGTAAATTTCATTATCGTGTATCTATCAAAAATGGTCGACCAAACCACTATTTTATCACGAAAAATCTATCAATCAACGTttcttttgctaaaaaaaatgagagagtaatattattaatattacaaattttattatacaccTTACAAACTgatcaccaataaaaaaaaattaaaattaaaacttagatattcatttattatattgttcatAATCTACTAATATTCAttatcacataaatattattgcAGTAAAATTGCTAATAATTTTAGCACTTTCCATAATAAGAATGGCataaaatagatataatttctAAAATGTTATAGCATAACTTTTCCGATTTAATTTCATCACATAGTGTATTAACTATTGTagcataaataatattatcttgctcatcaaaaaaataaataaaataaaattatcttgagaataatgaaatttgatgcaactatacatttaaatttaattaaaaaccaaaagtaCAATATTCAAGAAACTGTATTTAAGCTTTGtgcaaataaaaatatagaagatACGGAACTATCTGCAACAGGTTAAACAGCATTATTGCTTTCCATCCAACTTTTAATTTGTCCTTTTAATTAAAGCCGCcaaaattgttaaattattCCTAGGTGGTTTAGATGTGGTATTTTtctgtaatttctttttcaatcagGGTAGTTGTTGAAAGAATATTTAATATGGTGGGCTAAGTGAGTTAGGGTTGCTAAACCACCTGAAAAACATGATTTCTCAAATTAAGTGCAAAACCACTAGTGTAATAAACAcccttataaattatataaaaagttgATCGTAACCATAACCATAGACTTAatgcaaataataatttaagttaatttttgacTTTCTAATATCTTGATGATGTCAGCAAGTTAATTATGTTTGGTTTAATGCAGCCAAGTTATCTTTCTTGGGGACTTAAATTATAGAATTTCCCTACCAGAAGGAACAACACGATTATTAACAAATAGACGAGAGTGGAATGCATTACAAGAAAACGATCAGGTAACCAAATACACAATTTTTAGATGTCTAAATTCTAAAAGtcgtgtgtgtatgtatatatatatatatatatgaaattcttcCTATTGTTACTCTAGTTAActggaacaatttttttttttttaaatttttttttatgtaaatgaaGCTAAGGATGGAGCTTCGGGATGGTCAAATATTCCAAGGTTGGCAAGAAGGAATAATCAAATTTGCTCCCACTTACAAATATTATCCGAATTCTGATTTATATTATGGATGTCTTGAAGATATAAAGGGTGAAAAAAGACGCGCTCCTGCAtggtaatatatttttttaattttatttttatgtataatcTTTTGGACAATCAAAAATAACAATGATATGggcacaaaaaattttataactttttttcacAATTAGTTGCAatgataaattgtaattaatgCAATATTATTTCTAGGTAGAACCATAATATCAGTTTTATTCTAAACCAATCATAATTAATCTACTATCTAtcttaacaattatgaaaatgtgaaaaaatttgttgccattaaacttattgttaaaaaaaattcaaagtgaCATTTTGGATTTTAGATGGGAATTAATGTCAGGAACATCATTTTGTTTTTCTGCTTTTTTAGGTGCGATCGGGTAATTTGGTATGGAAAGGGTTTAAAGCAGCATAAATACTATAGAAGTGAACTAAAGTTGTCAGATCATAGACCTGTCAAAGCAATATTTACAGCAGAAGTTGGGGTTACACAAGCGTTGAAAGGATTTCAAAGTTTTTTCCTATCCGACAGGTTTGAGCGAATTACAAGCCACTTTGAGTTATCTGCCTCCACTGATGATATTCTATGTAAAGGTAGATCAAGTTTGCAAATGTAAAATTAAACTAAACCTATAAGATGGTATATATATGGTGTTTGaacacaaaatgaaaaggggaaaaaaaaaaaaaaaaaaacaccaagtGTTGAAGCTTCtgtcatatatttttatatatatgctaGCAGACGAGTGtacagtgattttttttttttttttttgagtgtacAGTGAAGTTGGTTTCATTATTCTCCAtggttttatatatttaagaGTCTTGGAAAGCCAGTCCAAAAAGTCGCTATTTCTCTTTCAAAGATAATATGAAGGTTCGTTTTTATCCAAGAAGAATTGTCCAAATTGAAGAGCTTACCTGATGCTCCCAGCCAGGGTGTTGCATCCTCACGCAGTGCATGTGGTCTTTAATTAATTCCAAATACTTCTCAGTGACAGCTTGAAAGACAATTTGGCAGGCGCATTTTCAACTTTGAGATTGAAGAAATAAGGGGAGAAGAGAAAGACGAACCCAGTTATTATCGTAAGACAAAATTGTGAGTTGGACCATGCGTCATCCTCCATATACAAATACACCGCTGctaatatgtttatttattaacaTGGGGTGGGAGAttaaagttatttttcttttatgcatTTGAGATATGATTCAATAACTACAAacagtaaaaacaaaaatagctagaattttcctccaaattgATGCGGAAGAATATATATTACTTTAACCTAGTTGCTAGATAGCAATTGAAATAACATTATGTTTATACCTTATTTAATAATCACATACCAATCAAGATAATTTAATAGCCATTTTTTTGAAAgctcaaattaataataataatatatgttgTTACAtcattctcaaaacaaaaaaaaaaaaatatatatatatatatatgttgttacATTGAtggtttaaatttcttttaccaAACCAGTTCGAGAAATACTTGTGCGAACACCCCTAGAAACAATGGTTCAATCTAATTGGACCTATCGTAAGTGTTCCTGTAAGagtcatatttttatatattggcATATTTGAGTCAAAACACACTTTACATGTATTTGAGTCTTAATTTTAAGTGTGTTCAAGAACAAACAAAAGTggtattattgaaaatataagaCTACGCAAGAAAAGCTGAAGATATAGGAATTCAATACCTGTTGATCTATCAATAATAAATGATTCTCAATACCTAGCTTGACACCTCTTGATTTATCGAGTTACGAAAAAACTAAAcggtattttttatttcaactcACAATGACTTGGCCCATCTTGGAATTTGTGCACTGGGGTtcctaaatatataaaagagatATTTTATGACCGTAATCATATACATAGAAAGACAAACGTATACCTAGAGGTTTAGTGACATTCTGTGCGCCTAGGGTTTTGTACCAAGTTACTATCGATTAATCAAAGAGTAATTTGAAGAACATTGCAAAAGCTACATCAATTTATGTGGTTGTCGTGGTGTTAGTCATGGATAGGAGATTCATACAAATGAGAAGTCTTTTGCAAGAAGTAGTCCAATTGGGATTGGAGCTAAGCTCTCTTATAGATTAGGTAGTGTTAGGTTAAAGATTGcctcaattaattaattcaattaccctaCATGCAAATAACGTGGAGACACAATCAAATCACCAAACTAAATTAGATGTAACGGAAAATAGATTTGGCATGGCAATTTGATCATGATGGGGAAAATCTTTGCAAACAAAAACCTCATTAGGTGAATTTCAAATTACCACTCCCGaggaatccactaatcaataatcaagcggttacaaataTAAAGAATCTTACTCTATTAGTATATTACAAAATACCAAAGAATCTTACTCTATTAGTGCCCTAACAGCAAAGTCCTAGGTGGCAGACGGAACATCTTATTAGCTGACGTGGTGCTGATGTGGCAGTGATGtggcaattaaaatattattaaaaaatattatttggcatttttatatgccacgtcagcattttaattttttttaaaagccacatcagaaaattttaaaaaaaaattaaatttaaagaaaaaccttaaatctgattaatttaaaattttaattaaaattttcctttcttaaTATTCATGTTCTTCATcttgttcttcgtgttcttcacAGACCAAACCCAGCAACAAAAAACTCAAACCCATATCAGGAgatcacaaacaaaaacaagaagaaaaaattaaattaaatactaacaggtaattttcttcatgttcttcccaaatCCAAGAAGCAACCAAACCAATCTCTagcaaaccccaaatccaaatccaacaacCAAACCCAATCTCCATCAAatccagaaaaacaaaaaataaatccaagaaacaaacccataaacacaaCAACTAACCCAATCTCtagcaaacccataaacctagaaattttcttgggaaacaaacacaaaaaacccatGAAATCAAAAAACTCCACATCCTCTCGAAAAAACAAAACCCCGTCCTCGATACCCAATTCACCGCTGGGAAGCTTGATTCAAAGGAAGCGAATTTTGTTGAAGTCTTTGAGGAGAGCAACAGAGTGAAGGAGGCGAAAGAAGACGAAGCGGGTCTCTTAGGGTTAAGGAATTGGGTAAAGAGCTGAAGGGGCTTGACGATTCCGCCGAAAACGAATTGGAAGAGGTTTGAGAATGGGTTGTGAGACTTGTCGGAGGAAGAGGAGATAGCCGGCGCGGAAAGAGAAGAAGACAAAGAGTCATCGTCGGAGAAAACCCAGTCGACCCGAACGACGATGTTGTCGACCTGAGGGACGAGGGAGTGGAAGCAGCACGAAACGACGCAACACCGACCCAAGGCCTTGACATCGCCGATCCTGTTGAAGGTCAAGAGGAGGATAGAGTCGGGAAGATGGTCGATGTGGGATTGCGGCTTCGAAAATGTCAGATCTGACATTGCAAAAAAAACATAGGTTGGTTTGTGATCTTAATTCGTTAGTAGTAGAAGTGGGTTTGGTGTAGATCTGGGAAATTATAAGCAtgtgtttctgtttctgtttctgtttctgtttctgcttttttgttttataaaattggTTTGTTTGCCTCTTGGATTTGGGAAGAATATGAAGAAAATTTGTtgttagtatttaatttaattttttcttcttgtttttgtttgtgatcTTCTGATATGGGTTTGAGTTCTTGTTGCTGGGTTTGGTATGTGAAGAACACAAAGAGCACGGTGAAGAACATGAATATTaagaagagaaaattttaattaaaattttaaattaattagatttaaggtttttctttaaattttttttttaatttctgatgtggctttaaaaaaaataattaaaatgctgacgtggcatataaaaatgccaaatattattttttaataatattttaattgccaCATCAGCGCCACATCAGCTAATAGGATGTTCCGTCTGTCACCTAGGACTTTGCCATTAGGGCACTGACGGTAGGGACAAAAATGAgatcacattttttattttagggactaaaagcagtggaaaaaaaaaagttagggaccaaagtgagaatcgcgtgaaaatgtaaggacgaaaatgtggttttcgcATTAATTAATCTAAAACATAGAATTCAAAACCAAACTAATCACAAGACACATgggaattaattaattaaatcaaaacaaattttttgccCTATTTTGAGTTTGGGGTGTGTACGCATACTCAACCATGCATGCGCATCTTCGAGTATACATATGCATCCTTAGCACAAAATTTGCTAAATACACATTTTGATCGAATCAATTACATTCATGAGTTTAAATCAACGAGAAGTACAAAGGAGacaccaaaaaccaaacaaaactaTATCATGGTTAGGTTAACATCATGAGacaaatatcaaaataatcTAATAAAGCACATGTAAATACTTCTATATGTTAGAAgatattaatttgaaatttagagggATTAACAAAAGGAACCACAAAGGAAATACTCAAACAAAGCACAATTAAATCACATGTCTATattaaacaacatcatataACATACATTATCgttaaaccaaacaaaaacaatataaataaactaaaacaatAGATTCATGTGGATCTTATTAAGCAAAGAAGGAAATCATTGAAAGAAAACTACCTTGCTTTAGACTCACTAATTTAGAGTTATTTAATCGATTTCTTAGTGCCTATAACACAAAGGTTAGATTGAGATAACAAGAATAATCAAAAGAACACAAAAGAACTTAGCTATCACAacttaataacaaaatattttgaaaagattttgtaaaaatgaattAGGAACTAGTTTCTACCTtagtaaaatgaaagaaagaggtTATGAATCATGTAAAAAAAACGTGCTAGCTGCTGTGTGAGTGTTTAGAAAAGAGTGAGTAGGGTTTTGAAAAGATGAAGACACTTTTTTTAGCTACGGTTTTGATTAGAGAAATAAGGttagtatatgtgtgtgtgtaaactAGGGTTTTTGAGGCATTTTAGAAGTTATCGTTCCCAAGGGTCTGGGGGCTGCCACCCATCAAAGAATGAAGTTTTGGAGCCCAAAAACAGAAGTTTTGAAGGCTTGAAAATTGGATTGCGTACGCATGGTCATGGGTGCATTTGGtacaaatttcctttgatttcttactccaattggactcaaatttaattggattaacTTCAAGGAAGTCAATTTTATACCATACCGACTGGTTCGGTCGGAATTTACCATACCCGTGCCTGCACCAGTACAGAAACGCAGCTGTTTCTTACTGCTCCAAATACTTGATCATTCTGAGGTGTACCGGCCATACCAGGAAGTATTTTGGACTTCGGCCGGAAAATGAAAATTGGACAGTAAACaaaagcacccaaaaaaaaaatttcagcctAAAAAAATACCAGAAACCTATATCCTTGCAGTCACCACCACTTTTTATGTGGTGAACCAATGTCACTGATCTTCCTCACCATCTCTTGCTCTCTGTCGTCTTCTTCGTTTCTCCTCTGTTTCAACTTTTATGAACTGAAGTGTGAATGAGGAGTGAAGACTTTGCTCCGACTTTCACTTGCCTTTGAAAGGTTATAAAGCTAAAAAGAAGTCTTGGCCTCTTGTTAAGTTTGGGGTGTACCTAACACCCACTCgctattaaaaatttataaaaataatactcttctctttgctttttattaaatgtgatgGTGTAGACTGTGTAgtgttttaataattaaaaaaaaaaaaacaaaacaaaaaaaaaagtgtggtgGTGTCCCTTAATCCTGACACCCACCCACgtgaatttgaaaattcaaatttcaaaatttttgttttaaaggtTCGTTTGgataaaactttttgttgaaactgaaaactgaaaatattgtagaaaaataattttaaaatgtgtaaatagtatcgtaggacccatttttaatgaaaaagtaactgaaaagtgaagtttgtgggtccgtaaacagtacaCGGGTATACTATTCACGGAAGACTTGGTCAACAACTGCggctggggaaaaaaaaaaaaaaaaaaaaaagctgaaaacaCGCTACAGTGCCAAACGTGGACGTGGACTtgtatccaaactcacactaaaagaaaaaagttcacaattttttgtttactcCTTGTCTTatcaaactatattattatcCGTTGATGATGTTAACCTATAAGAATTTTGAGTCAGTGAGCGTTTGGGTTTAATGTTTTTCTCCTGCGTTTACGTTTCTGGCGTTTCacgcctcttttttttttttttttttcccacgtGTTTCAGCTTTAGAGGACAAAATGCACTGTTTACACagtgttcatgcactgttcatgcattgttcacgggacctataaccactttattcagaaaaaaaaattaaaaatgggtcccacggcactattcacacatttaaaaaaattaatttgctacagtgttttcaattttcagcaaaataaactgtatccaaatggacccttaataTGAATTTTGAGTAAATCAATATCTATATCTATTTATTAGTCTATGTATCAAATTAGCGGGGTAATCTCAAAAAGGTACACCAATATTAACTGGTAACGAAATATCTTGTTCCCTTAACCAAACCAAAATGGTCTCTAGTACAGTTTTGACTCCCTTGATTGACCTTCTTTAACCTTATTATGGCACTTGTAAAAATAAAGTCCATTAGCCTTCTATTTTGTACAAATCTGCTCACCATTTTCTCCTTTCTTGCTAGATTTAATTTGATTTTCCTACAAAACACATATTCACACATTAAACTTCATTTAagcacaaaattaattattcaacattattccaaaaccaaatataagatgatgaattaatacaaaataagtatgataatgctttttataatgatataaatatgcaaaattaagttATTATCAGTTAATTAATTGGGGTCaatatcttaacccaacaataCCGATGTATGCCATTAGTTCAAGGCTAGAGCAAAGAATAGGAGTTGCCACTTGGTTAGGTCTAAACCACCTAGGACTCCTATACAAAggttaaataaactaaatgtgTGTCTGGAGTTAGGATGCAAGTTTAGGAAAGTGTTAGACACTCAAGTTTACCCGATTGAATGTGTCAATCTCCACTTATGTATTTCATAGACATGGCCAGACCTTTAGCATTGGGCTTCTTATGAATAGAGCTTAAGTCATATGAGATACAAAATAGGGTTTGTCTACACTACCACCGCATACCCTTGATatggtggtcactccacaagttaAATGTTCGTGGGGTGTGAGGGCAAGGGtcaaggttcaagtctccaagagagagcttcacacagatatctatatatatagacacacacacacacacttagattaggttaaagtagaatttctatcttgtataaaaaaaaaaaagggtgtgtCTACACTTGGTCTAAGAAATATTAAGTATTCTTCGATTGGAAATGAGTTTGATCTAATATCGATAAGAACTCAGTCACTTTTATTCCAATGCAGAATACATGATTGATTGTTTGgacttctttcttctctctttctttatccTAACAAACTATAAATGTCTTTCACTATGGTTTAGCTACAATTACCAAAAACTCGGATACCCTCAATCCTATGCACATAACCTACTTGATCTTTTTGTCTAGCTCATActttcacctctctctctctctctctcaagcaaTTTAAAAAGCAAACTGGTCAAAGAATCAGAAAATGAAGTGATTCTCGATTCTCTGATCGAATCAAAGTCAGACCGGTGATCGAATAAatgatgtcataaataattaattagtaatttaaaaattataaaaatatataacaagtttataactaataatatttatttaaaaaatgcggAAATCACATTTTTGTCTCTACATTTTCAGGTGATCCCCACTTTgatccctaaattttatttttactgttgTTAGTCCATATTTAGAAAAATGCCatccattttagtcctttccatCAGTGCCTTAGCAGCAAAATCCTAGGTGGCAGacaaaactattaaaataataataataataatttttatttggcattaaaaaatgccacatcagtatctaaattaaaaaaaaaattatttattaattttaactaaataaaaaaaaattaaaaacagaattaaaaaccaaaaatcacatgaattgagatctaagtgtgtcttaaacaagaacaataagaacacaaacccaaatctaacacacaaacaaaaaaaactagagAATTCACCTTCTAGTCCTAGCTACTACAACTTAGCAGCTCAATTCCTCAGCAACAATGCAAGTCAAGATCTCACACACCACCTTAGTATCTCCCACCACACCACCATTCCACGAAGACCACACCCTCCCTCTTTCCCATCTCGACACCAACCCCAACCTCCACGTCACCTTTCGTTACCTCCGCACCTACCTTAACACCGCCACTACTGTCGCCACTGCTAACGACCCTTTCCAAGTCATTTCCACCGCACTCTCC contains these protein-coding regions:
- the LOC126717792 gene encoding type IV inositol polyphosphate 5-phosphatase 9 isoform X2 — encoded protein: MWPRLVANKFLRKTLGSNNFVTDFPGNIEGILEIPSSDQTSPRPKTIFNHRNDVHKVFVSTWNVGGIAPHDDLNIEDLFDTCNNSCDIYVIGFQEIVPLRASNVLGSEKSKISMKWNSLIREALNKKKHSREHDQYNHLQESAKNGKSIESSIPQDYQCIISKQMVGIMISVWVRNNLRPFIKHPSVSCVGCGIMSCLGNKGAVSVRFQLHGTNLCFVCCHLASGGREGDEKYRNSDVAEIFSRTSFPRRPLLDLPRKILDHDQVIFLGDLNYRISLPEGTTRLLTNRREWNALQENDQLRMELRDGQIFQGWQEGIIKFAPTYKYYPNSDLYYGCLEDIKGEKRRAPAWCDRVIWYGKGLKQHKYYRSELKLSDHRPVKAIFTAEVGVTQALKGFQSFFLSDRFERITSHFELSASTDDILCKGRSSLQM
- the LOC126717792 gene encoding type IV inositol polyphosphate 5-phosphatase 9 isoform X1, translating into MPEMKREVMWPRLVANKFLRKTLGSNNFVTDFPGNIEGILEIPSSDQTSPRPKTIFNHRNDVHKVFVSTWNVGGIAPHDDLNIEDLFDTCNNSCDIYVIGFQEIVPLRASNVLGSEKSKISMKWNSLIREALNKKKHSREHDQYNHLQESAKNGKSIESSIPQDYQCIISKQMVGIMISVWVRNNLRPFIKHPSVSCVGCGIMSCLGNKGAVSVRFQLHGTNLCFVCCHLASGGREGDEKYRNSDVAEIFSRTSFPRRPLLDLPRKILDHDQVIFLGDLNYRISLPEGTTRLLTNRREWNALQENDQLRMELRDGQIFQGWQEGIIKFAPTYKYYPNSDLYYGCLEDIKGEKRRAPAWCDRVIWYGKGLKQHKYYRSELKLSDHRPVKAIFTAEVGVTQALKGFQSFFLSDRFERITSHFELSASTDDILCKGRSSLQM